The following coding sequences are from one Rathayibacter sp. VKM Ac-2760 window:
- a CDS encoding TetR/AcrR family transcriptional regulator yields MAGRPRSFDRDDALSTAMHRFWRDGYDETTVAVLTRDIGISAPSLYAAFGDKDELFRSAAACYSATADAALDRLLDAPTAWDALAAVVRSSATGYSDPGTPSGCFVLSEPRLAERRRAMERRIAERIEQGLADGDVPSGTDPARTAAFVVSVLTGMSTQARDGGSAERVAEIGELALGALPRG; encoded by the coding sequence ATGGCAGGACGACCGAGGAGCTTCGACCGCGACGACGCGCTCAGCACGGCCATGCACCGCTTCTGGCGCGACGGCTACGACGAGACGACGGTCGCCGTGCTCACCCGCGACATCGGCATCTCGGCGCCGAGCCTCTACGCCGCGTTCGGCGACAAGGACGAGCTGTTCCGCAGCGCCGCCGCCTGCTACTCCGCCACGGCCGACGCCGCACTCGACCGACTGCTCGACGCGCCGACGGCCTGGGACGCGCTCGCCGCGGTGGTGCGGAGCAGCGCGACGGGCTACTCCGATCCGGGCACCCCCTCCGGCTGCTTCGTGCTCAGCGAGCCGCGGCTGGCCGAGCGGCGCCGCGCGATGGAGCGTCGGATAGCCGAGCGGATCGAGCAGGGACTGGCGGACGGCGACGTGCCCTCGGGCACCGACCCCGCGCGCACGGCCGCCTTCGTCGTCTCGGTGCTGACCGGCATGTCGACGCAGGCGCGCGACGGCGGGAGCGCCGAGCGGGTCGCCGAGATCGGCGAGCTCGCCCTCGGCGCGCTGCCCCGCGGATGA
- a CDS encoding SDR family oxidoreductase, which translates to MQIQDSVALVTGANRGIGAEFVRQLRARGARTVYAAARDASSIEAAPGVEPIALDVTDPDRIAELAATLGDVSIVVNNAGIAPTVDFVTGDLAEIRRTVETNAFGPLMIARAFAGSLARAGGGALIDVLSVSSFVAFPGSESYSMSKAAAWSVTDGLRLALASQGTQVLGLHMGLVDTDMASWSDAEKSTPEAIVTAALDGLERGATEVLADDTARSVKPGLALDPADRYADLLAGLRA; encoded by the coding sequence ATGCAGATCCAGGACTCCGTCGCCCTCGTCACCGGCGCCAACCGCGGCATCGGCGCCGAGTTCGTCCGGCAGCTGCGCGCCCGCGGCGCCCGCACCGTCTACGCGGCGGCCCGCGACGCGTCCTCGATCGAGGCGGCTCCGGGTGTGGAGCCGATCGCGCTCGACGTGACCGACCCGGACCGCATCGCGGAGCTCGCCGCGACCCTCGGCGACGTCTCGATCGTCGTCAACAACGCCGGCATCGCGCCGACCGTCGACTTCGTCACCGGCGACCTGGCGGAGATCCGCCGCACCGTCGAGACCAACGCGTTCGGCCCGCTGATGATCGCACGCGCCTTCGCCGGGAGCCTCGCCCGCGCGGGCGGCGGCGCGCTGATCGACGTGCTGTCGGTGTCGTCCTTCGTCGCGTTCCCGGGCTCCGAGTCGTACTCGATGTCGAAGGCCGCGGCGTGGAGCGTCACCGACGGCCTCCGCCTCGCCCTGGCGTCGCAGGGCACCCAGGTGCTCGGGCTGCACATGGGCCTCGTCGACACCGACATGGCCTCCTGGTCCGACGCCGAGAAGTCGACCCCGGAGGCGATCGTCACCGCCGCCCTCGACGGTCTCGAGCGCGGCGCGACCGAGGTCCTCGCCGACGACACCGCCCGCTCCGTCAAGCCCGGACTCGCTCTCGACCCCGCGGACCGCTACGCGGACCTGCTGGCCGGCCTGCGCGCCTGA